In Tribolium castaneum strain GA2 chromosome 8, icTriCast1.1, whole genome shotgun sequence, the genomic window taagccagattaccgttggatcattaaaccccgaaaaataaatggccacacaaaaaattaaccaaatcgctcggctgatccaagaaaaaaattaaattttgttgttaaaaacttaatacaaattttgatagtaatttgggcagtcgccttttgaaacaatggatgaagcatttctatgcggcattttttgtaccactgaaaaaaactgtcaaaagtgtgagaaaagtaaaattgttttaatttggtgaaattactttaaaaaccaacaacaatggctgaaatttctgtgtttttgaaaaaggatcaatattcgcctatggaacgtgtcgttggactttttgtgaaatgttatttatgaaatttaaagttcaaagaatcgtcaataatttgaagacacaggaagctTAGTGAACTAAATCAAGTGAgaacaaaacacgtcactggaaacgaagcaatagttgaggctgtaattcaagcttttgaagagaatccaatcagcagtgtacgaaacatttccaaagtcctgaatgttcaagtgtctagaatttttcagttgttgttcagtcttttagtcctttttgaaagaattaaagcatccagtaccaaaagtaagtcaaaaatattgttttttaactttgtataggtgagagataattgtgaaatgtcccttgcgtgacagttacgtttctgcgagtaggagTGACCAAAAgtcaatggtagtgctcatttgtctcatagagatctacgcttttgcatctctacccacgtttaacagtttgtttcttatttttttcgcgaaacagacgtcttccacgaaggaattttttctgacagcatttttcactgacgataaattttttaatacaagtCTTAAAgggcttaacattttaaaaaggcatgtaaaaattacgtgtttaagacttgagttgttgcattacttggattttaatctttaccttctaaaatatctgcattttaaattccataaaaatccgttgacaaatatctgagatatcagactcgaaagtcttagctgagacaccctgtattagaGTGACTCAGTTTTAAAGTATGTGGTAGTAAATACTAGTGTTGCCTTGGTTGTGTGCTTTTTCGtaattacaaaatgttttgtgttggaatttgaaagtggataaaaagtgaaaaagtttttatttttgattacaaagtgttataaaaacaattgCGTAATCAAAGACTAAGTATTGGATCTAGCGGACAGCGAACACATGTTGTgctcaaaaaaccaatgaatTAGTGAAATGTataaattttaggttagaatttttgtaataattttccaataaagaaagtgaaccaaacagtcattcgttattcgtgttttcctcgtcgtCAACATTTGTTTCTTGCACAATATCTGAAtacataaacattttcccgccatttatggttactgttttcgacctagctcagtggcgcccccaacggcaattttacttccgattttcatttatttattttttaactgtatAACTCAAAACCACCGCCGCCTTTATAATCAAAATACATCAAAGAAGCAAAGAGTTTTGCCAAATTCCAATATTATTGTGGaatattaaattatcaaatattttaatttcaatgttaAATTTAGTTCCAACGAAAATAATGCTAATTATGTCATACATCATCCACTCTCATTTGGATTAAAGCAAACTGTACCTATTTAGTAATACCagagaaattttttttcacaaatattGAGTTTTGTGACAatgatattaattttgataatgtACTGTCTGACCATTGTGGTGTTTGTTTTACATACCTCACCATAGATAATGAGCCCATTCCCAGtggattattaattataatatcaATTTCTGATGTTGGTCATTTGTACAACACTATTGAGTCAAGAGATTGGAGCTTCATTGATGATTTTCATCAAAATTGcgacaataaatttaaacgttTTAATGACCGCCATAAATTTGCTTTCCGTTAAAATGAGTTACAGATTGTTTCACttgtgagttaaaaaaaaggcCAAGTTTGGTTgttatttataacttttgtacaaAAACATCAATCAATCAAAATCGATTTCTAACACAGATGCTAAAAAATATGCCAATGATTGTTTTATTCCcaagttaaataataaatgtaaagtCAATAATAATCAAAGGAAGTCAGCAGCTttctaaaattcaaaatacaaaTATCGATGCTGACAGTTTCAACAATTATTATACGAACATTGccaaaaacataattaatatactggaaaaatcaaacacaaCTTTCCCTAGTAATTTGCAGGCAAATAATAACAAagccattttttatgtaatttaaaactttttcaacAAACGATGTCAGAGATAACAAGTattcaataattgttctggtcgTGGTTTGCTGTGGTTTTCTCTTTCTAGCAGGTTGCATGATAAGTTCATGTGGTTTGCTGTCAACTGTTTAAACGTTGTCTCATTTTTACATTTgggagtttttgataaaaattacattgaaAATCATGATAATTGTATGCAGACGTTCAAGAATTTGCTCTGCAAGCTCAGTTGAACGTGTGAATTTTTGGTCTGACACTGACAGCTGTCATGtgtcattgttttgtaatgttaaccgagacatacgttttttgtgacaattgcCACACATAGGCGATCtgaccagaacaattattgaacacttgttacttttaataaggttttttgttggtaacattttaagccttctttttgatatctgaatcctagattataaacggtattttaaaatacgtttCCTATATCAACGTGTTTTTACTATTATAAAAACgggcttcccatagcaacgtgttttaaattcaatttaaaacacgtttaaataataaaaaaaacaattaaaattaaattatttaatttaaaacacgttttgttccaacaaaaaaaaatttgaataacactcATGCGAAAACGCGGAAAGTTCTCGGATGTCTATGCAATAGACCCAATAACCCTCGAACTTTAaccttgtgttttcgcacttgtataattaataactattacataaattttataaatcaaacaaatcgTGGGAAAGAAATTGAAGACTTTAGTTCAGTATTATACGAATTatgattatgattattttgaCTCGATACcgttcgttttttaaaacaaaattatttcttgaCCGATAAACGTATCAactttattctcgaaaatttaGAGTACAATAATGTATGTACATACATGCGGAGtagctttaaaaaatgatacaaaaaaccaaaaataagttAACTTTCATCATGAGAATGTTTCAGGTGTACCACATAGTTAAACCAACAATAAGAacgttaaaaaacattttcagaaGCACtgccaaaaaaattcttacctCCAAATGGGCGAATAGCTCGTCACACTTGTAATACTTGGTCGCTGAGGTGATTTTGTCacaatttagcaaaaattccTCCAACTGTTCTTTCGATTTCTTCGCCTTAAGCCGACTTTCCTCTTTTTCATCTTtctgtttttgtgttttatacgCATTGAAGACCTGTTTCTTctcatttaactttttaaaagtttcgtATCGTGGATCATTTGATATGATTTTAACGCACTGTTCCCACGTGGCATTCGAGGGaacatttttactttttaataattctttaaaCGCCTCCATTGCTTCCTTCTTATCTTTAAAGACTTTCACCGGTTCGGGGGCCGGTTTTGGGGGCTCTTTGGGGGCCTCACTTGGAATAGCCGGAGCTGCGTCCTCTtctaaatgaattaattattgaaatatttttttaaataatttattaaacctGTCTTTGTCGGATTTGGGAGACTTATAGCCGCTAGGGTGGCAGCCATGGACGACTCCAACGCACTTTTCCCGCCAGGACTTGACGCAATACTTGGGGAATTTGAGTTTGAGGCAATTGGTGCCACTGGTAGTTGGGCGGGGCTTGAAACATCAGTAGGCGTGGCCGTTGCCGACACACCCTTCCCCCTACAAAATCCCCAAAAATCAAATACATAACCCCACCAGAAACTTACTCCTCAGTTGCGATTTTCTTCTTAATTTCCTCCAATTCAGGGGGCATGACCCACCGCGATTCCTTCGTATTGACATTATGGTAATACACTTTACCATTATCCGCAACGTACTCCTTCCACGGACATTGCGACAACATCAACTGCAACCCCAAATTTAGCGCCCATGTGCAAAAACAACCCACTTACCTCAGCCGGTGTTTTCAACTGGTCGGGTTTTTGCCAGGAACTTTGCTTGGTTATGGAATTGTAGTAGTAAGTGCGCCCGTCGGGGGCTTTGTGTTCCGTCCACTGTTCTAATGGATTAGGGGGCGGAGGGAAAGCCCCAAAACCGGGCGGTGGGACACTGAAAGGCGGGATAAGGGGCTGGAAACCCATCTGGACGGGGGGCATCAATGGTGGGGTACCCATTGCAGGGGGCGGAAACGTGGGGGGAGGAACATTGGGGTCCTGGAAGAGTAAGTAACAAAAcgacataacctcacttttcACACTTACCATTTTTACGCAAAATGTGCGGTTCTGGACACACGAATTAAGACAATTATCACTGATTTGCCCCTAATTGAAAGTTCCAGACACTACATTACACACAAATTAggttttaaacacaaaaaaacgataaaTTGTTAAGCGTTGTTGGACGTTTAAACTACTCTGCTTTCCGTAGTTTAGTTCTAATGGAGTAGGCCGATGTAACaataacaagaaattttagacTAGAATATgttgtactttttttaattcaacgAAAACAGTTTTAGCCATCAAATAAATatagttaaatttaatttgttgtgattaaataataattaacaatttaaaaaaagagtgGGTTAATACTTTGTAGGTTGATTGTGCTAGTGGCGCcatgtttcaaattttgaaattttgtttgtagaaaaagtttattacaataaataatacacaTAATCAGGTGTCTTGTAGACTTGTCTCTAAATCTAGCGTTTTGTacaaattaagactaacaaaAATGGCACATATGAGCCCTACCAAAAACCCTGCAATAACGTCACTCCAGTGATGGTGATATTCAAAAATTCTGGTACACCCTATGTAGAAAACAAGCCCGAATAAGGCAATCTGAAGCAGACTTGTACccagtttgaattttttggccCTTTTGTGTAAATAAATGGCGAGGAAAAGTCCGCAAAACATTGCGTAGCTTGAATGTCCTGAAGGAAAAGACAGTCTGGGCGAAATTTTGAATGAATTGTGTTCGAATTCAAACCTTACCGactatttttcttgtaatttttgtttgtgcaAGTGAAAATTGTGTGGTAAACGTGGTGGTTTTGTGGCAACGAACAGTTAACATTTGGGAGACAAGAGTTGAAGAAATAGGGTCGGAGACGTCCAATTGAGCCTTTGAAAATCGTCGTGATCAGAATTGTGGCCAAAAGGCCCAAAGTGAAGCAGGTGAGGATTTGGTAAATGTTGTAGCACCACAATCGCCacaatttaactttttcttgGCGCTTTATTATCGATAATTCAACTGAAataatctacaaaaaaaacaaaattgggTTTTTTAAGTGCAAGATTCATTAAATCAAACACTTACAATAAAAATCGTTAGTAGATTCCCCACCaaatggaaatatttattgttaattgttGACACTTCGGGTATCGGATGAGTGATTGTAACATCGTTGCAAAAAAATCCACGCTCATGGATTTTCCCGCTTTTTCGAATCAAGAGTATGGGGAAACCCACtgaaacaaatttgaaattttttgcttgttttttaCTCACCGATTGCAAGAATAAGAGAATCGGTGCAAATTTGTGTTAGTGATAATGTCGGCGGACTATCCATAATTCTTTTTGTCAACACACTGGTCCAGACTGAAGTTAATCAAAATTCAAACTCTACGAAAACTGTTATTTGACCTGACGACTTACAAAAATACATTCTGAAAATGCTCATCTCGCGACTAGCCAAGCAACTTTCGTTTACCGGTGCCCGAATTTTACGCATTATGcaataataacattatttgTTCGATAATCATAGGGTAATTAACAAATTGGGAAGTTTTTATAATTGGATCGTGCGGTTAACTCTAATAATGGAAAATCAGATCATGATAAGTATGagcataattaaaattatttctgatCAAACCTAGGATCAAACAGTCCAAAAAAAAGCGAAGTCCAGAAAGATTTTGCTTTatctttaatttataataaaataaaaaattatctagGTATAGTCACACAAAAGTTGTAAtcttctttaaattttgaaacccATACAAATTGATTTCGAATAAATCGCGCAGGTTTCcgagaaataattaatatttttttaaatcgtggTATATCtcttatttaattgtttatatcttatatatctttttttgtatttttatatgtTCCTCGCCACCAATGAACATCTCAGAATATTTCATGCTCAATgctcaattttaattttactgaaattaaattggtGCCAGATTGTTTAGCTAGGTATTCcatcttttttttgtttgcagaTGACGTAAgaaatttctaatttcttatttcgtttttttaagaaactaaCTATAAACCTCGAAGAAtggacaaaaatatttgggcGCAGACgttcaaaaacgtgttttttgttcatttttactaaagtgtattGGCTCTCCTGATCATTGTTGTCTGCCGTATTTTTCAAAGGTAGCAGcaatgtttgtttaaattctatcgaTTTGGAAGGCTTTGTTTAAGAGGTTGACACTAAATAAACTTTGAGGACATTTTGTATTAGATGTTAATACATATACAGAGTGACCCAGcagtgtgtaatcggtctataactttttactatttgaaatattaccattctgtttttattatccgatagatcgactgaaagtccacaaactgaaaatatttttattatacacagagtGTTGTATACAAGGTGGTGAacaaaagttacatttttttaaatggaacaccctatacatttttgcataattcaattctacgcaaaaataatgtaacttttttttaactattatgggtctatctcttttcgtttcggaattattcaacttttcgttataaaaaaaaccaatttttgaaaaatcactgcaaagtcgcttatgaatattttccgataaatttgtaacagaaaaacttagaataccttgtagtttgaGGAAATAGACGACgtttagttaaagcacgctaatatatagggtgtgccaaaacgtaaaaaattcaataactcatttttttcaaatagaacaccctgtattttattaaatgtgtcgatagcatttttgataagctttctaacggtataGGGCTTGTAtagcaattttaaaatactttttgagatttttcaaaaaaacatattttattacaacacAATATGTTAGCCAAGAATCTGTCAACTTACAGTCAactggtaattaattttttgatatgtactaatgtgactaattacacaagtaatctaattattacctgatacataaataaatttcactcatcaagaattattaataaaataaataaaaaatatattttttatttttttgaacactttaaaacatattgtaaatttgctataaaaaccgcatatcaatggaaagcttatgaaaaatgcaatcgacacatgtaaagaaatacatggtgttccataaacaaatgagttattcaactttttgcgttttggcacaccctgtacattatttccgtgtttcaagtaaaagtcgactatttcctaaaactacaggatattctgaatttttctgttgcaaatttaccggaaaatattcataggcgactttgcagcgatttttcaaaaattggtctttttgataacgaaaagttgaataattccgaaacgaaaaaagatagacccataatagtttatataaagttacataattttttgcgtagaatctaatcatgcaaaaatatatagggtgttccatttaaaaaaaatgtaactttggttcatcaccctgtatacaacaccctgtatataataaaaacattttgagtttgtggactttaagtcacTTTATCGGATAATAGAAACAGAAtcgcaatatttaaaaaataaaaaaaaaagttatagaccgattatgcacccctgggtcaccctgtagaTACCTActgctaaatatttttttaattaaaatgcctttttcagttaaaagttaaaagtgttatcaaCTTTATTAGAAGTTTAAGCGACAAAGAGAAACGTCAGATTTGCAAGACTAACAAAACTTTATTAGTTcgataacttttttaaaataataatgtatgCACGTGTTACATCGCAGAACtcgaaaaaaatgctcttattaaaaatattaaatttgacccttcttgccattaaaaaaaatcaagttagccttgtatacCCAGAACAAGTGGAGGTAAAAATTTGAGGCgatagaatttaaatattttaagcaTATACCAATATTCAATATGTTTTTATATAATAAGTATTAAACTGCATCGATAATTTTGAGCGACccagtatattaaaaaaaaacaaaatttatgcGTTTCATTTCCTGAACAACCCCGGTCAAAGATAGGactaagttttttttcattttggtcAAATAGctcacaaatttaatttttttgtataaaaatgcGTAATTTTGTACCAAGGATACTTAGTAACAAAATATGACAtccaattttgaatttaagttGGCAGCGTTGTTTCACCCAAATATGCAAATATCACAAGACAATAATGGATACAAAAATACAcgttaaattattcattttttggaAACAAACCATTATGTCTTGTCTTATAAAGAGCTATattataacttattttttaaaagaatacaATTATCCAGTTCTACCACCAAGAGAAGGATTTAATATGATGATAAACActttgcagttttttaattcgaGAAGTCtatcctatttaaaaaaaatgtaatagatttgcattatacagggtgtatcagaaatacgtgtgataattttaacaggtaagagaactcaacaaataaaac contains:
- the LOC103313471 gene encoding putative phosphatidate phosphatase isoform X1, encoding MDSPPTLSLTQICTDSLILAIVGFPILLIRKSGKIHERGFFCNDVTITHPIPEVSTINNKYFHLVGNLLTIFIIISVELSIIKRQEKVKLWRLWCYNIYQILTCFTLGLLATILITTIFKGSIGRLRPYFFNSCLPNVNCSLPQNHHVYHTIFTCTNKNYKKNSRLSFPSGHSSYAMFCGLFLAIYLHKRAKKFKLGTSLLQIALFGLVFYIGCTRIFEYHHHWSDVIAGFLVGLICAIFVSLNLYKTLDLETSLQDT
- the LOC103313471 gene encoding phospholipid phosphatase 3 isoform X2, which gives rise to MDSPPTLSLTQICTDSLILAIVGFPILLIRKSGKIHERGFFCNDVTITHPIPEVSTINNKYFHLVGNLLTIFIIISVELSIIKRQEKVKLWRLWCYNIYQILTCFTLGLLATILITTIFKGSIGRLRPYFFNSCLPNVNCSLPQNHHVYHTIFTCTNKNYKKNSRTFKLRNVLRTFPRHLFTQKGQKIQTGYKSASDCLIRACFLHRVYQNF